The genomic region ATCCAGGCATGAATCATCGGAAATTTTTTATTTTTTAAAGAACGTTGATATACAGGAGTTTTTATAATATTTTTAGCTTGCTCAATTGCATTAATCTCTGACAGACGATCAAGTCTTTTTTGAGCATCTTTAATATGAGATAATTCAACAATATTTTTTTTATATAAATCATTAACAGGTGATATCCAATTTTCAACAAGACCTTGATCTACTCCGTCAACTGCTGCTGCGATACCACCGCAACTATAATGACCTACAATAATAATATGTTTAATAAATAAATATTCAATGGAATATTCCAAAACAGATAAAAAATTTATATCTGTTATGTTTACCTGATTAGCAATATTTCGATGAATAAATATCTCGCCCGGCTCAGCTTTTACTAATGAGTTCAACGGAACTCTGCTGTCCGAACAACTAATCATTAGATATCTCGGAGTTTGGTCTTCGGATAGTTTTATAAAATAATCTTTATCTTCCTGTAATTTCTCCTTAATCCAAAGATCATTATTTTCAATCAATTCATTAATTTTCAAATATTTCATCTAAAACTAATTATTTTTTAAAAATATAAAATATTCTCAAATAAAAAATGAATATGATATTTTTTGTTATTGTTTTTATCAACATGCCAATCCGTCATAGCAATTACAATAAAACCATGCCAATTTTACCGACACATAAATAGGTCTTGAATTTGTAATATTTGCTAAAAAAACTAAAATAAATTGATTTAGAAAAGTAAAAAGGTTGTCTAACCGGAAGTGTCTGTCTGTTAAGTCATCTGACAACTAAATTTGCAAATTACCGAAAATTTATATTTCTAACTGCATGTAATTTACAGTAAATTCTGGAGTTTAAAGACCTAATTTAACTTTTATAATAAAAAAACCAATTTTTTTATTCTGTATTAATATAATTATTGTATATTTAGAAATTAAACACATAAAATTATTTTTACACATAAACTTCCTTATTGTCTGACCTTAAAGTATA from Bacteroidales bacterium harbors:
- a CDS encoding carbonic anhydrase → MKYLKINELIENNDLWIKEKLQEDKDYFIKLSEDQTPRYLMISCSDSRVPLNSLVKAEPGEIFIHRNIANQVNITDINFLSVLEYSIEYLFIKHIIIVGHYSCGGIAAAVDGVDQGLVENWISPVNDLYKKNIVELSHIKDAQKRLDRLSEINAIEQAKNIIKTPVYQRSLKNKKFPMIHAWIFDIYTGKIIKQDLKKEQLIRDGLLPDYYLTHIETNKTYYE